One Halovivax ruber XH-70 genomic region harbors:
- a CDS encoding acyl-CoA thioesterase, with translation MPTLLETRIRNRFRVEPHHANSLGTLHGGNLMRWLDEVGTMAATRFAGEPCVTAGVTELAFERPLHVGDTALIEAYVFDAGETSAEVALRAWRENPRTGDTERTTASSFTFVAIDESGKTVSVPDLDVETDEGATLRERARSR, from the coding sequence ATGCCGACGCTTCTCGAGACCCGCATTCGGAATCGATTTCGGGTCGAACCGCACCACGCGAACAGCCTGGGGACGCTCCACGGCGGCAATTTGATGCGGTGGCTCGACGAGGTGGGGACGATGGCGGCGACGCGCTTCGCCGGCGAGCCCTGCGTCACGGCTGGCGTGACCGAGCTCGCCTTCGAGCGCCCGCTTCACGTCGGTGACACGGCCCTGATCGAGGCCTACGTCTTCGACGCCGGCGAGACGAGCGCCGAGGTCGCACTCCGGGCCTGGCGCGAGAACCCGCGGACGGGCGACACCGAACGAACGACGGCCTCATCGTTCACGTTCGTCGCGATCGACGAGTCGGGGAAGACCGTCTCCGTCCCCGATCTCGACGTCGAAACCGACGAGGGAGCAACGCTACGCGAGCGGGCGCGCTCGAGATAA
- a CDS encoding enoyl-CoA hydratase/isomerase family protein, with amino-acid sequence MIETAEADTGVVRVVLNRPTARNALTPAGLEDLASTIEAADEREAVAVVALQGAGEAFCAGADLDAVAELDRETGADFARLGQRVARTIEDCETPVVAAIDGPAMGGGLELALACDLRVATPRSTFGEPGVTFGLFGAWGGTVRLPRIVGDGNAMDLALSGRTIDAETARRMGLVSRIVDDPMAVATTLAENPLETMAILADRIRDRDTLSTQEQREAVAFGESVERHRDDVRALRE; translated from the coding sequence ATGATCGAAACTGCCGAAGCCGATACGGGGGTGGTGCGGGTCGTCCTGAACCGACCGACGGCGCGCAACGCGCTCACACCCGCGGGGCTTGAGGACCTCGCGAGCACCATCGAAGCGGCCGACGAACGCGAGGCCGTCGCCGTCGTCGCCCTCCAGGGAGCCGGCGAGGCGTTCTGCGCCGGTGCGGATCTCGACGCGGTCGCCGAACTCGACCGCGAGACGGGCGCGGACTTCGCCCGGTTGGGCCAGCGCGTCGCGCGGACGATCGAAGACTGCGAGACGCCCGTCGTCGCCGCGATCGACGGCCCGGCGATGGGCGGCGGCCTCGAGCTCGCGCTGGCCTGTGACCTCCGAGTGGCGACACCGCGCTCGACGTTCGGCGAACCCGGCGTCACCTTCGGTCTCTTCGGCGCCTGGGGCGGAACCGTCCGACTCCCACGCATCGTCGGCGACGGAAACGCCATGGATCTCGCGCTGTCCGGGCGAACGATCGACGCCGAGACGGCCCGCCGGATGGGGTTGGTCAGCCGCATCGTCGACGATCCGATGGCGGTCGCGACGACGCTGGCCGAGAATCCGCTGGAGACGATGGCGATCCTCGCCGACCGCATTCGAGATCGTGACACTCTCTCCACGCAAGAACAGCGAGAAGCAGTTGCGTTCGGCGAGTCCGTCGAGCGCCACCGGGACGACGTTCGAGCGCTTCGCGAGTGA
- a CDS encoding TATA-box-binding protein codes for MTDPKDTINIENVVASTGIGQELDLQSVAMDLEGADYDPEQFPGLVYRTQNPKSAALIFRSGKIVCTGAKSTDDVHESLRIVFDKLRELQIQVNEDPEIVVQNIVTSADLGRNLNLNAIAIGLGLENIEYEPEQFPGLVYRLDEPEVVALLFGSGKLVITGGKRPVDAEHAVDKIVSRLEDLGLLE; via the coding sequence ATGACGGATCCGAAGGACACCATCAACATCGAGAACGTGGTGGCGTCGACCGGTATCGGGCAGGAACTCGACCTCCAGAGCGTCGCGATGGACCTCGAGGGGGCCGACTACGACCCCGAGCAGTTCCCCGGTCTCGTCTACCGCACCCAGAATCCCAAGTCCGCTGCACTCATCTTCCGCTCCGGGAAGATCGTCTGCACCGGCGCCAAGAGCACCGACGACGTCCACGAGAGTCTGCGCATCGTCTTCGACAAGCTGCGCGAACTCCAGATTCAGGTCAACGAGGACCCCGAAATCGTCGTCCAGAACATCGTCACCTCGGCCGACCTCGGGCGCAACCTCAACCTGAACGCGATCGCGATCGGGCTGGGCCTCGAGAACATCGAGTACGAACCCGAGCAGTTCCCCGGCCTCGTCTACCGCCTCGACGAGCCAGAAGTCGTCGCGCTGCTGTTCGGCTCCGGCAAGCTCGTCATCACCGGCGGGAAGCGACCCGTCGACGCCGAACACGCCGTCGACAAGATCGTCTCCCGGCTCGAGGACCTCGGCCTGCTCGAGTAG
- a CDS encoding methyltransferase domain-containing protein has product MYLLELGGEDDAFAAQEARSAAVDVEPLAPGLAVASTIVPERIRGLAYTHRASELVGHTDADPASARALLEAAPLDREGSVAVRATDVKGTTGVDTAAAERALGQVLVDRGFDVDLETPDHELRVAFSTGAIAADAADARENGPGAAGETATREDDTDAPTESESVCALGWLAAESVRDFGERRPTDKPFFQPGSMDSLLARAISNLAGARPGTTILDPMCGTGGVLVEGGLLGADVIGTDAQSKMVRGARENLTHFLDREAPSPVGVERGDWFVARGDGTQLPLPDDAVDAVVFDAPYGRQSKIETHRLSDLVSGALSESRRVADRAVLVADRSWATEARAAGWTIEAAFERRVHRSLTRYVLVLGPADAPS; this is encoded by the coding sequence GTGTACCTGCTCGAACTCGGCGGCGAAGACGACGCGTTCGCGGCCCAGGAAGCCCGAAGCGCCGCCGTCGACGTCGAGCCACTCGCACCGGGGCTCGCGGTGGCGTCCACCATCGTCCCCGAACGAATTCGTGGGCTCGCCTACACGCACCGGGCGAGCGAACTCGTCGGACACACCGACGCCGACCCGGCGAGCGCTCGCGCGTTGCTTGAGGCGGCACCTCTCGACCGCGAGGGAAGCGTCGCCGTCCGCGCGACGGACGTGAAGGGGACGACGGGCGTCGACACCGCCGCGGCCGAGCGGGCGCTCGGACAGGTACTGGTCGATCGCGGCTTCGACGTCGATCTCGAGACGCCGGACCACGAGCTTCGCGTGGCGTTCTCGACGGGAGCGATCGCAGCCGACGCGGCGGACGCGCGAGAAAACGGACCGGGCGCAGCGGGCGAAACAGCGACACGGGAAGACGACACGGACGCGCCAACTGAATCCGAATCCGTCTGCGCGCTCGGCTGGCTCGCCGCCGAGAGCGTTCGCGACTTCGGCGAGCGTCGACCGACGGACAAGCCGTTCTTCCAGCCGGGGAGCATGGATTCGTTGCTCGCACGCGCGATCTCGAATCTCGCCGGCGCGCGACCGGGGACGACGATCCTCGATCCGATGTGTGGCACCGGCGGCGTCCTCGTGGAAGGGGGCCTGCTCGGCGCCGACGTGATCGGGACCGACGCCCAGTCGAAGATGGTTCGGGGCGCGCGCGAGAACTTGACGCATTTCCTCGACCGCGAGGCGCCGTCACCGGTCGGCGTCGAGCGCGGCGACTGGTTCGTCGCGCGCGGCGACGGGACCCAACTCCCGCTTCCCGACGACGCTGTCGACGCCGTCGTCTTCGACGCGCCCTACGGCCGCCAGTCGAAGATCGAGACCCATCGGCTCTCGGATCTGGTGTCGGGTGCGCTCTCGGAGTCGCGTCGCGTCGCCGATCGGGCGGTCCTCGTCGCGGATCGGTCGTGGGCCACGGAGGCGCGCGCGGCCGGCTGGACGATCGAGGCGGCCTTCGAACGCCGCGTCCACCGCTCGCTGACGCGGTACGTGCTGGTACTCGGCCCCGCAGACGCTCCCTCGTGA
- a CDS encoding DUF7114 family protein, translated as MDRVARCRRTVREAVADVSPPPLRRRLYDEIDANALTPAVLTVESALAADPSTDPAAVRELAAGTQLIYDGLALTRELAHETPWSDAEVDAGVDTHAGDDADTHADTDVTAEADADADLAIVAADVLVARGFSLLSRTDAADRAVETIQAFGRDQTTRRDAADPDAIDARLERDVLELAVETGAAAVAKPPSPALSDLAATLADRADTTFPPAERWLHASDATTVDGLASDGGAADHVTEGIE; from the coding sequence ATGGATCGGGTCGCCCGGTGCCGACGAACTGTCCGCGAGGCGGTGGCCGACGTGTCGCCACCGCCCCTGCGACGTCGGCTTTACGACGAGATCGACGCGAACGCGCTCACGCCTGCCGTTCTCACGGTCGAGAGTGCGCTCGCGGCCGATCCGAGCACCGACCCCGCAGCCGTCCGTGAACTCGCCGCGGGCACCCAACTGATCTACGACGGACTGGCGCTCACCCGTGAGCTGGCCCACGAGACGCCGTGGTCCGACGCCGAGGTCGACGCTGGCGTCGATACCCACGCAGGCGACGATGCCGATACCCACGCGGACACCGATGTCACTGCCGAAGCGGATGCCGACGCGGACCTCGCGATCGTCGCCGCCGACGTTCTCGTCGCTCGCGGCTTCTCGCTCCTGTCACGTACCGACGCCGCCGATCGCGCCGTCGAGACGATCCAGGCGTTCGGTCGCGACCAGACGACTCGTCGCGACGCCGCCGACCCCGACGCGATCGACGCCCGCCTCGAACGCGACGTCCTCGAGCTGGCCGTCGAGACAGGCGCCGCGGCCGTCGCCAAACCCCCGTCACCGGCGCTTTCCGACCTCGCGGCCACCCTCGCCGATCGAGCCGACACCACGTTCCCGCCCGCAGAGCGCTGGCTGCACGCGAGCGACGCCACGACGGTCGACGGCCTCGCCAGCGACGGCGGCGCCGCGGATCACGTCACCGAAGGCATCGAGTAG
- a CDS encoding NAD+ synthase, giving the protein MIDLRFAADELETWREHIVDFVRDQVDAAGVDGAVLGLSGGIDSTLTAYLATEALGSENVHGLVLPARVSADEHMSDAERVAQDLELPYDVFEVEPVVDDLLSAYPEAEGDHRAVGNARARVRAVFNYLVANHENRLVLGTGNRSEAAVGYFTKYGDGAVDCHPIGNLYKAQVRQLASHVGVPDDLVEKTPTAELWAGQTDEEELGLTYDTLDAILATHVDGPLSIAATARELDVDEETVEHVRALYEANEHKRSAPPAPRPIE; this is encoded by the coding sequence ATGATCGATCTTCGATTCGCCGCGGACGAACTCGAGACGTGGCGCGAACACATCGTCGATTTCGTTCGCGATCAGGTCGACGCCGCGGGCGTCGACGGCGCCGTCCTCGGCCTCTCCGGTGGGATCGACAGCACACTGACCGCGTACCTGGCGACGGAGGCACTGGGATCCGAGAACGTCCACGGGCTCGTCTTGCCCGCCCGCGTCAGCGCCGACGAGCACATGAGCGACGCCGAACGCGTCGCCCAGGACCTGGAGCTGCCCTACGACGTCTTCGAAGTCGAACCCGTCGTGGACGACCTTCTCTCGGCCTATCCCGAAGCCGAGGGCGACCATCGGGCGGTCGGCAACGCTCGCGCTCGCGTGCGAGCGGTGTTCAACTACCTCGTCGCAAACCACGAGAATCGGCTGGTGTTGGGTACCGGCAATCGCAGTGAGGCCGCCGTCGGCTACTTCACCAAGTACGGCGACGGCGCCGTCGACTGCCACCCGATCGGGAACCTCTACAAGGCCCAGGTGCGCCAGCTCGCCAGTCACGTCGGCGTCCCGGACGATCTCGTCGAGAAGACCCCGACCGCCGAACTCTGGGCCGGCCAGACAGACGAGGAAGAACTAGGACTCACCTACGACACGCTCGACGCCATCCTGGCGACCCACGTCGACGGCCCCCTCTCGATCGCGGCGACGGCGCGCGAGCTCGACGTCGACGAAGAGACGGTCGAACACGTTCGCGCGCTGTACGAAGCGAACGAACACAAGCGATCGGCGCCGCCGGCACCCAGGCCGATCGAGTGA